The following are from one region of the Falco cherrug isolate bFalChe1 chromosome 19, bFalChe1.pri, whole genome shotgun sequence genome:
- the DAP3 gene encoding 28S ribosomal protein S29, mitochondrial, with amino-acid sequence MLRGLKGLVCHPLKLDHGYALHTAAKRLSSPVSQDVQAPAEASRAVFYTSQSDPASQTERHEGRHYSIPLEEVKTVFPHGLPYRFQQQIKTFNEACLMVRKPALELFTYLKNSNFAHPAVRYVIYGEKGTGKTMTLCHVIHYCARQGWLVLHIPDAHLWVKNCKELIQSSYNKERLDQPLQASFWLKNFKTSNERFLKEIKTTKKYLWGKQESTEEGRPLGEVVEQGLARVRNASDAVGVVLKEIKQQCHLGSFHLLVAVDGVNALWGRTTLKKEDKSPVSPEELTLVYNLRKMMMNNWKGGAIVTTLSQTGSLYKPSSAYLPQELLGKEGFDALDPFVPIPVPNYSAKEFESCYRYYLDRKWLQHEKARTPDGQEELRFLSGSNPRQLERLAGPL; translated from the exons atgctGAGGGGTTTGAAAGGACTTGTCTGCCATCCTCTAAAG ctGGACCATGGGTATGCCCTCCATACAGCAGCCAAGCGCTTAAGCTCCCCGGTCAGCCAGGATGTCCAGGCGCCAGCAGAAGCATCCAGAGCAGTGTTCTACACCAGCCAGAGCGACCCG GCCAGCCAGACGGAACGCCATGAGGGTCGTCACTACAGCATTCCGCTCGAGGAGGTGAAGACTGTGTTCCCGCACGGGCTGCCCTACCGGTTCCAGCAGCAG ATTAAGACCTTCAACGAAGCCTGCCTGATGGTGCGAAAACCAGCTCTGGAACTTTTCACTTACCTGAAAAACTCCAACTTTGCACACCCAGCTGTCAGATATGTGATCT ATGGTGAGAAAGGAACAGGGAAAACCATGACACTGTGCCACGTGATTCACTACTGCGCAAGGCAAGGGTGGCTGGTGCTGCACATCCCCGACG CTCATCTCTGGGTGAAAAACTGCAAGGAGCTTATACAGTCTTCCTACAACAAAGAACGGCTTGATCAGCCTTTGCAAGCATCTTTCTGGCTCAAGAACTTCAAAACCTCGAACGAGCGCTTCCTGAAGGAG ATAAAAACgacaaaaaaatatctgtgggGCAAACAAGAAAGCACTGAGGAGGGCAGACCGCTGGGTGAGGTGGTGGAGCAG GGTTTAGCTCGCGTGAGAAATGCCAGCGATGCTGTAGGGGTTGTGCTGAAAGAGATAAAGCAGCAATGTCATCTTGGCTCCTTCCACCTTCTTGTGGCAGTGGATGGCGTCAACGCGCTCTGGGGAAGGACGACATTgaagaaggaagacaaaagccCT GTTTCTCCAGAGGAGCTGACGCTTGTGTACAATCTACGGAAGATGATGATGAATAATTGG AAGGGAGGTGCCATTGTGACAACCCTCAGCCAGACCGGCTCCCTCTACAAGCCCAGTTCTGCCTATTTGCCCCAGGAGTTGCTGGGAAAG GAGGGGTTCGATGCGCTGGACCCCTTCGTCCCCATCCCGGTGCCCAACTACAGCGCGAAGGAGTTTGAGAGCTGCTACCGCTACTACCTGGACCGCAAGTGGCTGCAGCACGAGAAag CGCGCACGCCGGACGGGCAGGAGGAGCTGCGGTTCCTGAGCGGCTCCAACCCGCGGCAGCTGGAGCGCCTGGCCGGGCCCCTCTAG